The Mycteria americana isolate JAX WOST 10 ecotype Jacksonville Zoo and Gardens chromosome 2, USCA_MyAme_1.0, whole genome shotgun sequence genome contains the following window.
gatcactacccccggccaactctccccagtttatatactgagcatggcgtcctatggtatggaatagccctttggccagttgatcaactatcctggctgtgccccctccgagtttcttgtgcacctggcagagcatgggaagctgaaaagtccttgaccagtgtaaacaccacttggcaacaaccaaaacattggtgtgttatcaacattattctcatacgaaaatccaaaacacagcaccataccagctactaggaagaaaattaactctatcccagccaaaaccaggacaaaaagcaaatctttttcatATCTTAAAAATGTCTATGTAGTTAACAGTTATATTTTCACATCCTTTAGTGGATAAAATTAGAAAGCAGTACATGCCtctgacaaaaaaggaaaaaggtattgtCTGTTATGCATAAGAAGACCAAGTCTAAACTTGTGGTATGCAAATAAAGGAAAAGCGCATAAGATAGTTCTTTCCACCTACAATGCCGGAGAACAATCTGAAAACATACTGCTCAAAGGAACACCAGGACAAACTACAGAGCAGTACACCAGTCCCAAACAGATGCAGCTTTATCACTTCAAAGAGAAGCATCCACTAGAACATAGCATATTTAGCCCCCAAGGATACATCTAGTGCATGACATGAAATACAAGTTAACTGTCCAACCATTTCCTCAGAGGTTGGGCAGGTTTCACAGCCCTTGTTAAACAGCGTGCTGTTGCAATTAAACTGTAAAGAGAAACTGAAGCATGAAAACTGAAGTAAGAAACTAGCTCAAGTATGTCCACACAGCAACTAGTTACACCTTTTGGCTACTTGGAAGATGTACAGGAATCCactttcaaaagacaaaaaaaaaaaatgggggggcaGATTTTCAATATTACAGGGTGCACTGGGAGATGCTCTATGTTCCTTTTGCGGCAGCAGGCACAAGGCAGGTTCTAAGTCAagatgtatttcatttcagtattgtTGTACAATAGATCACatgcagggagaagaggaggaaatagcCATTTCTTCAGCAAGAAGTTATGCCACCAAAACGGACTTACTAGCAATGACTCTCAAAAGCCTTAATAATTCTAAATTACTACAGACCCACCTATACTCTTCTAACGCAGTGGCTCTGACCAAAAAAGGGACAAAAGGGGTATGGTTTCCAACCCACCCCAAAATAAAGACTAGGACTATATTAAGCTTCTAAGAAAACAACATgtgtaagtgaaaagaaaaatctggaagttGAAAAGGGTGATTCTTAACTATAAAAGACAGACATTGTTATTTGCTCTTCCAAATTTATAGCATTAATTGTGTTAAGAGTTTTTAGAAATATAGAGAGCATGTTCCATTCATATCATCCTCCTTAACCAGCAAGCTTTACTTTAATGTTATAAGTACCGTAATATTCGTGGAAGCATTCTCAAATTCTGTCCAAAAAGTCAATCCACTTCCAAGTCTGGAAGTATATAAGGAAACTAAGCAAAATGTCTCTTTTGAAGTGCTCTGCTCAAGAGTTGAGCTTTCATAAATCGTGCTGTACAGTGAGATTTCAGATTCTTACCATTGTTCTGTTCAACTGTCATGAGGTTGTGCTTGGCTTTTACTGATGCTTCAAACGTGTCCACATTTTCCCGTTCATACTCCTTAACATCAGCAGCTACTCTTTCTAGGATGTCGTCTGGCGAATTTGAGCGACTACGCGTACTACTTTGAGGACTGCTTGGTTCCGATGGTACAGATATATTACTGTCTTCTGTCTGGCCtttgtatttctaaaaagaaatttaattattAATCTCACCATCACAGCTTACTcacaatttaaacatttttatactcGCTCTTTCAATGGTGTGTGCCAAGCCTTAATGTTTGCTTTCATAATCACCTACATCTCTAATGGCAACAGATTATTTGCAGAATGGGATACAGCTTTTGAAAACTCAACACAGCCCAGACCataaaagaagactgaaaaattcACGTGTGTCCTTTAGGcttttacatttctgtaaaaagCAACTTTTATTGAAGACTAACTATTTTGTTGCATGTGACAAAATGTCAGTACTGACAGATTTATTACTAAACCACTCTGGCACACAAGTAGTGAAGTAAAgtctttaaggaaaaattaatgaTCTTGTATCTTACATCCTagaatcttttccatttttattagtGTTATGGTACAGAAAAGTAGTTTTTAGATTCAGGTCTTTTATTTGAATTGGAAATCCTGTTTATTCATTCATTCTTGCTGAAAAATTTCAGACGCATTAAAAAAGTTCAAGACAACACctttacaaataatttcttttaactcaAGTAGTATGAAATTATACAAATGTCACTTCCTCTCCCAAGTTAAAAATAGAACTGAATAAATGCTGATACCACTCAGTTATCAAGGTCGAACTATTCAATAATACAAGCAGAGGTTTCCCATTTAGGGAATGAAGTTCTGGAATTTGCTTCCTGCATGGACCGACAACAGGTGTAaccagcctttaaaaataatttactttatatGGTTTTGCTCACTCATAGTCCTGAAGGATTTTACAATGGGCTTTGCATAAAAGTCAAACGATGAGTATTTTTAGTGCTGCTTATTTTAAGCAGCACATTATAACTGGTGTTTTTATAACTAAATATTAAGTACATATGCTGCAGCATTTTGCTTACTATGTTCTAATTGTGTGCCAAATCCCAACTTTAAAAAGAGATACCTGACCTGTGCTGTATAATTACATCTCCTTTGGCCACAGCTCCCTTTCAGGGGTCTCAGTCACATATTACCTGTCACTACTGTTACCTTCTTACCAGGAGTAAGAAGTTCATGGGAACTCACACATGTAACTGAATACATTATCTACTTTCATGAAGAGGGAACCCATGTCAGTGGCTTTATGAAGTTTTGGAAATGGACAACTTCTACTTGAAACAAACTGACCCATTAGGTTAACTGATATGTAACTTAATGCTATATTGACATTGTGGTATCAATGATACAGCTACGAAGAAACCCTACAGATTACGATCGCCGAGGAACATTTTTAACATGTCATGGGGCTGTCAGAGAATGTTTACCTGTAGCACAAAAATGACTCACAGAAGAGTGGCTTCAGTCTTAAAAGTGATGCTGTTGCAACAGAAGTGTAAAGTTTAACTGAGACTAACATTTACAATAAATTAATTGGAAGAAAATATAGTAATTCCTATTGTAATGTAGTAATAGGCTAAGAACCTTCCTTTATCACATTTTAcactaaaagaataaaattagtttCTGTAACCCACATGATAATATAACCGTGTACCTGAACAATTGCTTGCCGCTGTAATCTTCTTTGTCTTATCTCTgcttcctcatcctcttcttccaaatCAAAGTCTTCAagactataaaaatataattactttttatatAACATCATAAACATAAGATTATCTACTGAATTTTACCAAATGCAGTTCTTTGGCATAGAAAGCACACAATATATTAAACAATAGCTGTTCAACTGACTCACAAAGCAAAGGTGTGTTAAATCCCAGTGCATATATTTACATCCCCTTATAGAGAAAATTCATCTTTTGGTATCTCATTGGGACTTtgagtatttcatttttaactgcAAACAATTAACAGTAactgcttttaaagagaaaaaaataaaaaaaccccttgttcATTTTCATTCCAGCATCATTCTTCCTTGATAATTTAAGAATGCATACTCTTGTGCAACTGGATTAAGTAGATATatagcaaatataaaaatgatttgCAGATAGCAATTACTCCTTTCAGCTGTTACAGTTTTTCCTCAAGCTTATAGCTTGAGGAAACAGACCAAATACTTTCACAGGATACTGATCAAGTTGAATTTAGAAACTGAATGATGTACCATCCCCTCAGGTCTGCCCACTAGCCAACAGGTCTTGATATTTCTTGCATACTCCAAAGTTTTCCAGATCACCCCAACAGTAATTTGACAAGATCACAAGTACTAAAACATGATTAAGGTTTTAGGTGACAACCCAAAAACTATACCATGAAGATAAATGTCAGTTCATTCTCCATATCAGTGGATCTGTATTTTTAGATAACCAGCACAAGTTAAAAATTCTTACTTTTCATCTGATGAAGACTCCTGTTCAGCTTTCATACCCTCAGAAAGACTACCTTTAAATTTGTCTTCTTTAACTTTGCTTCTGCTCCTACGTCTATGGCCACCACGTGACCTGGACCTCCTTCGAAGGCGAGATCTACTTCTTCGGCCTCTATCCCTGGTAACAATAAGAGGGGGttaggttttgggggttttggtttggtttggttatttgaacaaaaggaggaaaacctATCCATAAAACATAAAGGTACATAATGACTCCaagtaataaaacaaatgaattcATGGAGGACAAAATGAATTCAACTATGCTAGCATATATAAATATGGACAAAAAATGCATCGTCTTTTTACATATAACATAGCAATCTTTATTCTTTTactaatattttacaaaatatattaaaaaatgcagtgtgtCTTTACCTCCTCCGAGGAGACCTACTCCGCCTTCTTGGAGATCGGCTACGTCGAAGGGGTGAACGAGACCTCCTTCTAATGGGGGACCGAGACCTTCTTCTGGATGGGGACCATCTGCTGGGTGGACTAACATCTTTTGATCTTTCACGTCTAGACAAAATATCATCTCTGGTCCGCGTTCTTAAAATAGAGGAACAGAATGGTAGTAAAATCAGAagcaagctgaaaacaaaaatcacaactCCCTCTAAAAGCTCACTTTAAAATCTTACTGCACGTGAGGAACCGCCAGATGGGCTTCTGAGGGATGGATGGATAAGTATGCTGCAGAACTGGCTGCCCTTCCTGTGTGTGTCTCCCCACCCTGGGAAATATGTGCCCATACCCAGGTCTACTTCAGGACAACTCTGGAAACAGAGCTTGCTAATTACTACCACAAAGCTAAGAgaggttttaaaacaaagcttgTGTTTAGGTCTTACATAAATAGTGGCCTGTTTTCATGTTCATCAGAAACAGtgtttaaacaataaaaaaaccccaaaaactaatTCTTGAGAATTTTCTCAGCAACTTTACAACACAGTATTGAAATTTAGGACCACACTACTCCACAGCAATGACTTTAATGTCTATTTCAATTTGGGCACTAGAACCAGATGGCTTCAACATTTTACACATTCTAATACAGCAGCTGAAAACTAAAATTCTTAATTAACATGTAAACTAACCcttctcaaattaaaaataattcaagtttgACACTATATACTATTCAAAATTTGTTCATTCTTGTCTATACAGATTCAcaattattcaagaaaaaaaatccttgatggGACAACTACATTAAAAAGTTTAATTGTATTCCACAACAGCAGGACTTAATTCgaaaactggaaaaagatagaaattaaaaatatttaacaactaCTTTAACAAGGCTGCAACAGAAATTCTTGGAAAATATTTCCACGCCATTGTTCCAAGAAAATGCTGCTACTCTATTTTTCCCATCCCTGtccgccccctttttttttttaaatcaaactggGACAAGTTATTTCAGGTGTTATCTCTCAACAGTGAACAAAATCTCTTGGGTCTGAAAGATTAATTTCACCCATTCTGtaatggttttttgtttgttttgagacaCTTGTATCAGCTTCAGTTACTTTAGCTACATATAATGACCAGGCATACAGAACTGATGCAAAATAGTAAACAGTGGGACAGAAGGAAAATTTATGCACGTGCAGAAGTACTGGCGGTTTCTACAAGAAATTACTGTAGACTCAAATGCTGGAGCAGGCTGAACCCTTTAAGACATTTAATTTACGTTATGTTTTTGTGAACACTATTACAAAAAAAGTCACAGGATGAACTGACAGTTCCAGGTTTCCTGGCTAACAAAGTGGTTGCACTGCCAAAACCCAATCCAAAtatctataagaaaaaaaaaaatcagttcagggATCACAGGTATGAGACAAGAAGTAGAAGCTGATCAAGAATTCATAGTAACATCATACAATGAGTAACTTCAGTCAAAGACCTGAGAAGTATCTTACATGATTAGAACACtggaaacaaacataaaaaataaaattactgggAATTTTTGGTTAAAACTGTTCATTAAAGCTCCTGAAATTGTCTGGCAGCCTGAGTAATTACAGGtagttaaaataatatataaataatatataaatatatatgtacataatatataaataaataagaaaaatatataaatatatttatataatatataattgaataataacaacaataaacaaataaataataaataaaatacaggtaACTCCAACATAGTTGGAGTTAGTTCAGGATGTCCCACAAAAAGATTATTCCTGCTGATTTGCAaatccagcagaaaatatttcctagTACTCCCCCACTCATATGTTGCTCACCACAGTGCTACAGAAGTATGAATTTGATAGCAAAATTCTAGACACATGCATCACTTGAAATAGTGTCTAGACAACTAATTCAAACTGGCTGCAATGCAAGCTGCATGAGAAATGAAAACTCAAAGATGCAAAACGCTATGGAAGAAAAGTCAAATACTATGTCAAAGAAACTTCGTGGTTGTACCAATACATTCCTCATTCACCAGAGAGCAGTCAGATAAGCTGCTAGTGTTTACAATACTTTCTTAATCTGGTTAACACCACCGGGGCCATCCTCTAAAGTACCTGCAATATTCCTAAGCAGTAGTACAGACAAATAAGCTGATAATGCGCCTTTAGAAGATACCCCATACTTGAAACCAGAGTAACCTTCAGTGATGCAGGCAGAAATACTTTCACATTTATTAGGCACTTATTTACTAAGCTAGATCTTTGTGGTTCCAATACACGGTTTTAAATTCATGCTTCTTTGTTCTTAATTCTCGGAGTGGGTGAAGCTAAACTCTATGATAAAAAGCTTTAAATTATCCATTATCCAAGTAATGCTGAACTTTTCGGCCTGTTGAACTTCTTAAATTGAATGAATTAACTTCCAAAAATGTATACACTTATATTGTTCTCTGCTTGGGAACTTACCATCCAGGCCTTATCAGCTTCAGAGGAGATGCTAGCAATTGTCTCATGGTTTGTATTGAATTCCAAAGTAACTGCTTTCATAGGctaaattgtctttttaaaaaatgccaagactaaatatacattaaaaagatTTCAGTCTTTCTCCTTTAAGTGTATGCAAAATATGGTAATGATATACAGACCAATATATAGACCAATAACGAAGCAACACTACCATACCTCTagtaaatgaaaaattcaaaatatttttaagaaaaaaatgactgtgaGAAGATCATCTTGATATAAAAGATTTCCTTACATTCACACATGCTGACTCTatcattagggttttttttttcagggggaaaaGGGGTTAATTACCCACTTTTAGCCAACACTGATATGTAAGAGTGGAGGGGACTCTCACTCCACAGAAATTCCTGAAAGCAACAGAACTATTAactaagaaacaaaacagaaaccaaattcAGAATCCAACCAAGTGACAAAAAGGAACACCTGAGCTACAAAACTTGTTCCCACTAATGGTTTGAGCAGCAAATAACTCGGCACTTTAACCAAAGCTGAATTTGCACATCCGACAGCTGGGgggagtattttttaaaaactgaatacaTACAAAGTAAGCTCATAATATAATGCACAATCTGATTACcttttttaatagctattttcagaaggggaggaaaaacaaaagataaaaacaCCAAACTAGAAGATAATTAATCCTGTAATGCATTGTTGTGGTGGTTCATGCTTtaagttacctgggagaagaaagacGCCTCCTTTCTgattctcttcttttcctttctgcagatcTACTCCTCACTCTTCTAACCGGAGACCGGGTTCGAGAGGGGGATTTACTCTGTTTAGATCTACGATCATTAAAGAGAGGGGATCTGCTTCTTCTTGACTTTTCACGTTGTTTGGGAGATAAGCTTCTTCCTTTTGGGCTACGGCCAGGTCGTCTAGGGgacctgttttctttccctgaagaaGCATCTTTAGAAGGAGATttaatgggctttttttctttgtcagtctCTGATCTCCTAGGTTTTCTATCTTTGGACCGTGACCTTCTATCTTTGGATTTGCTTCTTAGTTCTGTTGGAGATTTAGATTTTCTGCCACgatctctgcttttgttttcatttacaacTGGAGACTTTCTGCGATCTCTTGATTTACTTTTATCATCAGCCTTATTTCTATCCTCTGGGGGAGATTttgactttctgtttttctcctgagATCGCCTTTTAAGCATTGGAGACCTAGATTTCCTTGTCTGATCTTGAGACTTACTTCTCTTATAAGGGCTTTTggatttcctcctctcttttgaCTTGCTTCTAGTTGTCTTCTCTTTGATTCCATCAACTCCTACCTTGCCTTTCTTTTTGTCAGATCTGTGCCTAGTCCTTTCTTTTGATTCACTCTTACTTCCTTTCTTGGAACTAGTTTTATTGTCCACAGGTTCTGATTTCCCCTTAGTGTTTGACTTAGCTGTAGGTCTTGTTCCATTTCGCACTTTTTCATTAATCTCCCCCTCTTCTTCAGATCCTGACTCGTAACCTTGTAATATTAATCCCATCCCAGACTGGACCTTTCCTTCCATTAATTCATTTTCAAGTTCAGCTTTCAATAATGCTCTTTGTTTCTCCAAGTCTTCCAGAGGAGCTAAAAAATCAATTTTAGTTCTTTTAGCTGGTCCATCTTCTTTGTCAGAGGTATCAGCTACCTCTTTCCGTTTATGTTTCTTATGTTTGTGTCTGTGTTTATGTTTTTTGTCCTTATCTTCTTCTGAAGAATGTTTATGTTTCTTGTGTTTACTTCggtgtttgtgtttcttttttttgtgtcgGCTGTGCTTGTTCTGAGGTTGGTCTGCCTCTGATACTTCcccattttcttcatttacacTTCTCTCGGATGCATCAGCGTCCTCAaccctgcaaaaaataaaaactgcagatCAGTACTATCAACTCACTGCAGTCCTTAATCTCGTGTTGACAGTCCTTTTTATGATAGAAACTAACTGGCACTTAATTACCCACCTTTGGGAGAATTAAAAATGTACGACTAATGTAACGAAGTTATAACAGCAGATACACTTCCTCATGAACAGACAGCTATGACTGCAAAAAGAAGTACTACAGAAGGAAGATACAGCAAATGCACTAACAAAACGCATGGGTGAAATCAATGCTTATGCTTTTAGGTTCAACACTGCCAATATTTGTTAATAGTACACAACAGTGCTGCGCATTTATGCATCCTGTCAGTCCATCATCTATCTTATTTGCTGCTCCACTCCGATGCCTAATGCAAGCTATgccttttaaaagtattttcaaacgGCGGAACACAGTTGGGCTCCAAAGATCAAAACTTATTTCAAGGGATGATGCTGATCACCTAATGAAACCATCTTGCAAAATCTCACACAGAGCCAACCAATTCTCTTAACTGCTATTTTGTTCTGTAAGTATACACACCTGTTAGAAAATCAAGAACTGTTCTCATCGTGCATTTATACTATTTATGCAATACAGGGAACGCTATTGAGGAACAGGATAAATTAAGGAAGTataatttcagaaaagctttatGATAATATACAGCAGTCTATCAGCTTCCCAAGAAAAAAGTGGTGATCTTTAGACCTGTAAAATGGCATAggccaaaaaagcagaaaataagtctacagcaggttattaaaataataatgtacagtgtttcttaaaaaaaaaaaaataaatcatttcaatTAGCTAGTCACAGCAACAGGCAATTTAAATAGTGTACTTAACTTCAAAAATTATAAAATTCAGTCCCAGCATTACGCATTCACttatattattttccttagaaGCTGAAGCTGGCTCACCAATAGATTTTTTATAGCGTTTAGCAAATATCTCCTGATCTCCTTCAGAACATCAATTAAGTTACTGTCTGTGGTAAGACGGATATTTGCCTTTTGAAATCTGTTGGCAAATATTATAGGTGCCAGAGTTCACCTTTCTACAAACTCACACCATCTAAACTACAGATTTGGAATTTACTAGCTAACACTTTCATAACTTAAACATAGCTCTTTCTGTATTCCAAGCCTCAATCATTGAAAAGAAATTCCCTAAACTTGATGGCCAGGAGTGGCGGGGGGATGtacacagaaatgcagagataTCTTCCAAACTCTACTAGTTTCATACGACAGATGTTTCTGAAGAATATGACCAATGATCCAATAGAATAAATATATCAGAGGTATTCTAAGCCAGGCCTAAAGGGTGGCACTTCACTATAAATTCGATTAGTGTCTTCCTAATTAAGAACAGGATCTTCAAACAGTGCACACTTACTGATTGTCTCCTGCTTGAGTTAATgcaaattttagtttaaaatttaaaaataatgcagactTTTCTGCAACATAGActaaaattatttgctaaaacCATTAACACTTTAGTGCTCTGAAATGAGGAACTTCCTAAGGGAACAGATATTTTGAGTTAAAAATATGCAATATTCAGAGACTTAAGTCAGAATGCTGTATGCTTTTTCTTCTACATCTTTCCCACTACTTCTGCTTACTCAAAGCATATAGAAAGAAGGGTGTTTTTCTTAATTGCTTCCTCCTGACACTCCACACATTATGACAATAGTGTATcagaaagaaagaggacaaaCCCCCTTAAAACGAGTTTGCTCCATGTTGCATTTGGcacaaaagacacaaaaaaggaggaaaaagtattaaatgtaaaactttttCAACTTGAATTTGCAATCCAGAGCAAGTATGCCAGTGACATAAGTTGGAT
Protein-coding sequences here:
- the PRP4K gene encoding serine/threonine-protein kinase PRP4 homolog isoform X2; translation: MAAAAEPELRAPEVEDADASERSVNEENGEVSEADQPQNKHSRHKKKKHKHRSKHKKHKHSSEEDKDKKHKHRHKHKKHKRKEVADTSDKEDGPAKRTKIDFLAPLEDLEKQRALLKAELENELMEGKVQSGMGLILQGYESGSEEEGEINEKVRNGTRPTAKSNTKGKSEPVDNKTSSKKGSKSESKERTRHRSDKKKGKVGVDGIKEKTTRSKSKERRKSKSPYKRSKSQDQTRKSRSPMLKRRSQEKNRKSKSPPEDRNKADDKSKSRDRRKSPVVNENKSRDRGRKSKSPTELRSKSKDRRSRSKDRKPRRSETDKEKKPIKSPSKDASSGKENRSPRRPGRSPKGRSLSPKQREKSRRSRSPLFNDRRSKQSKSPSRTRSPVRRVRSRSAERKRRESERRRLSSPRTRTRDDILSRRERSKDVSPPSRWSPSRRRSRSPIRRRSRSPLRRSRSPRRRSRSPRRRDRGRRSRSRLRRRSRSRGGHRRRSRSKVKEDKFKGSLSEGMKAEQESSSDENLEDFDLEEEDEEAEIRQRRLQRQAIVQKYKGQTEDSNISVPSEPSSPQSSTRSRSNSPDDILERVAADVKEYERENVDTFEASVKAKHNLMTVEQNNGSAQKKLLAPDMFTESDDMFAAYFDSARLRAAGFGKDFKENPNLRDNWTDAEGYYRVNIGEVLDKRYNVYGYTGQGVFSNVVRARDMARANQEVAVKIIRNNELMQKTGLKELEFLKKLNDADPDDKFHCLRLFRHFYHKQHLCLVFEPLSMNLREVLKKYGKDVGLHIKAVRSYSQQLFLALKLLKRCNILHADIKPDNILVNESKTILKLCDFGSASHVADNDITPYLVSRFYRAPEIIIGKIYDYGIDMWSVGCTLYELYTGKILFPGKTNNHMLKLAMDLKGKMPNKMIRKGVFKDQHFDQNLNFMYIEVDKVTEREKVTVMSTINPTKDLLADLIGCQRLPEDQRKKVHQLKDLLDQILMLDPAKRISINQALQHAFIQEKI
- the PRP4K gene encoding serine/threonine-protein kinase PRP4 homolog isoform X1, with product MHFPGTPVSIVRFRVEDADASERSVNEENGEVSEADQPQNKHSRHKKKKHKHRSKHKKHKHSSEEDKDKKHKHRHKHKKHKRKEVADTSDKEDGPAKRTKIDFLAPLEDLEKQRALLKAELENELMEGKVQSGMGLILQGYESGSEEEGEINEKVRNGTRPTAKSNTKGKSEPVDNKTSSKKGSKSESKERTRHRSDKKKGKVGVDGIKEKTTRSKSKERRKSKSPYKRSKSQDQTRKSRSPMLKRRSQEKNRKSKSPPEDRNKADDKSKSRDRRKSPVVNENKSRDRGRKSKSPTELRSKSKDRRSRSKDRKPRRSETDKEKKPIKSPSKDASSGKENRSPRRPGRSPKGRSLSPKQREKSRRSRSPLFNDRRSKQSKSPSRTRSPVRRVRSRSAERKRRESERRRLSSPRTRTRDDILSRRERSKDVSPPSRWSPSRRRSRSPIRRRSRSPLRRSRSPRRRSRSPRRRDRGRRSRSRLRRRSRSRGGHRRRSRSKVKEDKFKGSLSEGMKAEQESSSDENLEDFDLEEEDEEAEIRQRRLQRQAIVQKYKGQTEDSNISVPSEPSSPQSSTRSRSNSPDDILERVAADVKEYERENVDTFEASVKAKHNLMTVEQNNGSAQKKLLAPDMFTESDDMFAAYFDSARLRAAGFGKDFKENPNLRDNWTDAEGYYRVNIGEVLDKRYNVYGYTGQGVFSNVVRARDMARANQEVAVKIIRNNELMQKTGLKELEFLKKLNDADPDDKFHCLRLFRHFYHKQHLCLVFEPLSMNLREVLKKYGKDVGLHIKAVRSYSQQLFLALKLLKRCNILHADIKPDNILVNESKTILKLCDFGSASHVADNDITPYLVSRFYRAPEIIIGKIYDYGIDMWSVGCTLYELYTGKILFPGKTNNHMLKLAMDLKGKMPNKMIRKGVFKDQHFDQNLNFMYIEVDKVTEREKVTVMSTINPTKDLLADLIGCQRLPEDQRKKVHQLKDLLDQILMLDPAKRISINQALQHAFIQEKI